The genomic interval TCGACCTCGAACTGGCCCGCGCCGCAGGCGTCCCCGGCTACGGCCTGCCCGCCGACGACACCCCCGGGAGCTGATGCGGTGTCCACAGCGGGGGGCACGACAGCAACGAGCCTGCGGGTTCGCACAGCTGATGACGTACCGGTGGACACTCCACGCGTCCCCGCCCGCGAGGCGGCGGAGCGCGAACTGTCCAAGCCGATGTACCACGAGAACGACCCGAGCTTCCTCGAGCGCGCCATCGACCGCTTCTGGGAATGGGTCAACGACCTGTTCGACGCGGCCTCCGGCGCGTCACCCGGGGGCGCTGTCGGGCTCGTCGTCATCGTGCTGCTTGTCGTGCTCCTCGCCGCCGGCCTGTGGTTGCGGCTCGGCACCCCGCAACGCACGCCGTCGCCCGAAGGCCACCTCTTCGACGACGGCCCGCGCAGCGCGGCCGAACACCGTGCGGCCGCCGAGACGCACGCCGCCGCACACCGCTGGAACCAGGCCGTCCAAGAGCAGATGCGCGCCGTCGTGCGCTCCCTGGAAGAGCGCGCCCTCCTCGATCCACGCCCCGGCCGCACTGCCGACGAGGCCGCCGCGGAAGCAGGGCACACCCTCCCCGTCCACGCCGACCGACTTCGCGCCGCCGCCCGGGAGTTCGACGACGTCACATACGGCGGCCGCACCGCCGACGAGCCGGCGTACCAACGCTTGAGCGAACTGGACGACGACCTCGAACGCACCAAGCCCCTGCTCAGCGGCGCATCCCAGGGAGCTGCCGAATGAGCGCGGCTCCCCCTCTGTCCACCTCGGACGCCCGCACCACTCGTGAAGTGTGGAAGCGCACCCGCGGACCGCTGATCGGGCTGGCTCTCATCCTGGTGGCCGGCATCGTCATGGCGGCCGTACGCTCCGGCGACCAGCACGGCCGCCTGGACCCCCGATCCGCGGACCCCTACGGCAGCCGCGCCGTCGCCCAACTCCTGGACGCACAAGGCGTCTCCACTCGCGTCGCCACCACCCTCGACGACGCCACGAAGGCAGTGGCCCCGGACACCACTCTTCTGGTGGCCAACCCCGACTT from Streptomyces spiramyceticus carries:
- a CDS encoding DUF4129 domain-containing protein, whose translation is MSTAGGTTATSLRVRTADDVPVDTPRVPAREAAERELSKPMYHENDPSFLERAIDRFWEWVNDLFDAASGASPGGAVGLVVIVLLVVLLAAGLWLRLGTPQRTPSPEGHLFDDGPRSAAEHRAAAETHAAAHRWNQAVQEQMRAVVRSLEERALLDPRPGRTADEAAAEAGHTLPVHADRLRAAAREFDDVTYGGRTADEPAYQRLSELDDDLERTKPLLSGASQGAAE